GGGGAGGACGGTCATGCAGCGAAGATCGGAGCATACCTATGCGCTCCCCTCCTCTAAGAGGCAGTCTAGGAATATCCAATCCGCGCATTCAAGTCCATCTAACTCAGCACCCCCGTCGCCACGCACTGGTATTTTGCTGCCAACGCCGAGTAACTATGGGAACACTGTCCCACAACCTTTAGCTTATCGCCAGCGCAATCACTCTTCATCGTCGCTCCCGACGACTCCCCCGGTATCTCAACCGAGCCCAGTGGACATCTCGCATCTTTTTTCGCCTGAACGCCTCGGTTATCAGACCAATGATTGGTCTCTGCTAGGCATTGAACGCCCTCAAGTCCGGTCCAAATATATCATCACGCTCCTCTACTGGCCCACAATGACACTGTATACCTGGCCTATTGACCCACGGAAGCCACCGACGCAAGGTACTTGTTTCATCACCCCCACGGGCTCGGATAACCACGAAGCCAACTCCACGGCCACATTGCGGATGAGCTTGCGACTGCTGGAAGATTGTTTACGGACATGGATTCGCcactcgcgctcgcgctctcCTGGAGGGGGAAGTGGCGGACGTATGGTGGTAAACAACAGTGAGCTCGACGTGGTGACCACCATGTTGCGCCTTACAACCACCACCGAAGACCAGCGGGAGCACTGGCTGCGACTGCAACAGATCCCCGAGGTTATCCCTACGTCGACGCCCTCGTCCCCCGTGCAGACGCCCTCTGCAATCCCAGAAGACACGGTATATTCTCCTACGGAGAGTTCGGACTCGGGTCGGTATCCTCCGCGGTCCTCATCGCTATCGCCACATGGCCGGCGGCGAACGCCGCAGACACTCTCCCCTATTCTgacgcctgcgcaaggccTGCCAAGTGTCCCGCGTCCACTGTCAGATGGAATACTACCAagtgccgagcgcacgcagtcACCGACGCCTGCGCTTTCGGTGACAGAAGCATCTCCTGTCGTGCAGAACCGGCCGCAATTCCCCAGCATGCCCGATCAGGGAGCGACTAATCCGCAGCTGGACCAAAATATCGACTCGGTAATTCAGGCCTTGTCTCTTCACGACAATGCTAAACCCGCGCCTAGTGCTGCACCGGCTGTGCCAAGTGTAACAGTGACAAGTGGAAGCGTCGACAGCCAAAATCAGCCCCTGACCACGCAAAGTGCGGAGACGGGCGTACCTgccggcgcaccgagcacGTAATACTATTTTTCcagcgcgccttggcgctgCATCATAGCCAACCAATTATGTGTAGTGACAATTCCATCATTGCGTAAAGTCCACGATACAAGGGAAGGTGGGGGAACCGCGGCTATATATGTAGTGCCAAAGCACAGCGTTCCTAGGGCAGGGGGGGAGTCAAGGTTCTTAGAGCGTCGAGCAGAAGGAGCACATGGTGTCCTTCGTGTCTGCGTTCACCGTCGAGGCGATGATGATCGGCACCAGAATCAGGGCCAGGAACACCACCCAGGCAAAGACAAACACGACCGAGTAGCGCATCACGATCgagcgacgctgcgcgcgctggcggaGCGAGTAGATCGGTGCATGGATCTGCTTCGAAGGACGCAGCCAGAAGAGCGCCGTAGAGTGGAAGCGGTCCACGTACGGCACCAGCAACGGGATCGacagcgcaaagagcagcAGATGAGCCGTGATGAAGTCTGCCGAGAAGAGCGACATCTCGATAATCTTGACGATGTATTCACGCGCCGGCTGGCTGAAGGCGTGGCCACCGAGGCCACGGCCGTACCAGCGACCCGTCCACCACGCACGGTTCGTCTCGTCGTGCTTCAGCTCACGCGAGATGACCAGGGCGATGAGGATCTTGAAAATAGCGCGCTGAATCGCAATCATCGCAAGAATACCCAAGACCGTGTTGGCCGTGTTGTAGTACTCAATGTACCACAGGAACTCGAAGATGGCGAGAATACCGGCAACAGAGAGGAGATGGGCAATCGCGGCAATCACACTGCCGAACttggcgcagcacgagTTGAGCGCGGGGCCGAAGAACAGACTCGTCAGGAACAGCACCAGAAGCACGGCGGCATTCCAGGCGATCGGCACGAGCGAGATGATGGCCAGGCGCACAATACCGCCCTGAACGtcgccacggcgcgcgtccgagtcgggCAGGGCGGGGAAGCTTTTCACGAAGCAGTAGCACACCGAGAAAATGACCGCAATGCAGATCGGCACAATGACCTCGTGCATCACAATCGTCTTCAGACCAGCGCGCGGAACATCGTTGGTCAGCTTCTCCGAAGGGTGACCCAGGCGCTTCTTCTTGAAGCCCGTGATGCGCGTACGGCTCAGACGACAGTAACCGATCCACGAGTTGGCGTGCGAGCGGCTGTTACCACGCGCCATCCAGCGCAGGAATTCGCGGTAGTCGATGACGAAGTCCGAGAACGAGAACTCGTGGGGGTTGAACAGGAACGGAGCGACACACAGCGCAACCAAGCTGATCCAGAAGTAGATCAGATGGGGCATCCacacggcgagcgtcgcgtaGAAGCACATGAGCAATGCGCGCATACCCGAGTAGATCGACGGACCGGCGAAACGGCTGTAGAGTAGGGCGAAGGTCTGGCGAGTAGTGGCGAAACCACGGCCAGTGGCAATGTAGCGGGCACCACCAAACGTCAAGTTGGTAATGATCGAGTGCGAGTAGATCTGCGTCGTGAAGATCTCAAACAGCGGGCTGAGCGAAGCGAACTGCTTAAAGAGACGCACAAACGCAGAGATCGCACCACGCTCCGACAGCTCTTGCAGGAAGAGCGGCAGGAAGGCGATCATGAACACCAACAGAATACTGATGACCGTACGTTGCACCCAGTAGATGACGGGGTTCAGGTAGTAGCAAGTGCCCGAGCCAAGAATGAACTCACTGCCCGTGTCGGGGCACACTTCGAGCGAGGAGTAGAGCGAACCGATGAACATCAGCGCAAACATGAACATGTGCACCGCAAAGATGACCATGATGTTGTTGATGTGGAAACCGGGGTGACCATAGTAGAACGTAAGGAAGCGATCCACCGGGAGCTGCGTACCGAGGTAGTAGTACTCACGCGAGAGAATCTGCTCACCCATACCGTTACCCAACTTGGTAATGAAGTTGAGAATGGTACCGAAACCAAGGTCACGACCCTTACCACACTGGTAGTACTCGCAGTGCTTAATgcgagcgccacggcaGAAGACCATAATACCAGCGTAGATATCCTCGTTCAGATGCAGACCCTTCTGCGCCTTGGAGACACCGCCACGCGTCGTCATGTACGTCGAGTTCAAAAAGTCGGGGTGGCCGTAGTGGAACTTGCCGCCAATCTGTGCGAGACCACGACCAGCGAGCGTACCGAACGTCTGCTCCTTACCGGCAGCAACGTCACCAAGGATACCAATGTTCTCCGAGAAAATGTACTCCCTCGAACCAACAATGGCGACCTTGGCCTTTTCAAACTCGCGGTAGTGAGGACCGTAGGGGTTCTCGCTCGGGGTGTCGATCGCTTCGAATTCGGCCAGGACATTGCGGATCTTGAGACACTCTTCCAGGTAGTTGTCCTGGTTGGCGTCAATCAGCTGGAGGTACTCGCCACGCGTGAAGATGATCGCGTGGTTCTGGTTGTCGGCCTTACCGTCACCGAGAATCGGGTTACCCGgcagctcgatgcggaacttggggcggcggcggccgctcggAAGCATCTCCGAGTGACCATCGACAAGCGCAGAGAACCAGCGCGACTCACCACCTTCCTTGCGCGacggctcctcgtccaggtAGGCAATCAGCAGATCGGGGTAGGCACGCAGCAAGAACTCCGTGTTCTCGATTTCCTCCTTGTTGAAACGCGAGTAGCGCTGCATAGAGATCACAAACTTGAACTTGCGACGGCTCATGCGCTCCAGCTCACGCTCCAGACGCTCCGTGTTACCACCAAAGAGCTGCACCACCTCGGGGTTCTCGACACGGTAAAGCAGTTTGATGGCCTTGTTGTAGTTCATGAAACCAGACACGGTACGGTAGAGGgtctgcgcacgcagcgacgacCAAATACGCGTACGCAGCGTGTActcgggcgcggccgacTTGAAACCAATGCAGTAGAAGGGCAGGTCATCCGTCTTGGCACCCTTGCCCGCCGCCTTCTCGTCTTCCAGACCAAAGGGCGGTGCACCGGGGAAGCCACTCGTCTCCTCCGCAAGAATCTTGGTGTCCTTCACGAAGTTGTCCCACTCGACCGGGTGCAGCTGCTTGAGGTACTCGAGCAGCGTCACACGCGTGTTCTGGTCCTCCTCGCGAATAATCTCACGCAGCGAAAGAAGAATCTTTTCGCTGTAGTGCGGTGTAAGCACGGAAAAGGTGGGCATCGCGTCCACAGGCAGTGGCTCGGGGATGGCGGTCGTGAGCGACTGCGCAAAGAAGCTGATAcgacgctcggcctcggaaCCCTTGGGGAAGAACTCGGGCTTGGGGCCCGAATCCATCTGGTTCAGGAAGAACGGCGGGGcacggagcgtgcgcttgTACGGCGCATCCTCGGCCGGAGCCTGATGGTACAGGAGGCGCTGGACGTGGTCGATCGACAGGAGATGCTCACGGTACATCGAGATGATGATGGCGTTCCACACCTGCGAGACAAGCACCTTGGGCTTGTACTTGACCTCCATGTCCTGCGTAGCAAGCAGCTTCGAGTAGATGCGCTTGGGCAGACGCTGGAAGATGTCCGACCACGGCGTCCAGACCGACAGACCCATCGAGAAGGCCCAGCCGAGCGAGAAGACGGTGGACCAGACAACGTACCACAGGAAGGTATCAAGGAAGAACAGGCACAGGTCCATGATCATGATCGCCGCAAGCGTAAAGGCCGGCTGCAGTGAGCAAAGCACGGTGCCAAAGTAACGGTCGTGGCAGTCCTGCACACGCATCGTCACGAGCACACCGAACGGATCACGCAGCGAGAGCGTCAGGAAGAAGTAGCTTTCCGTCAGCTTGCAGCCGAACACGAGCACCCAGAGCAGAATCGAGAAGAAGCGGCGGTTCGTAGGTATCTTGGCAAACGATGCAGTAAAGGTCTGGTTCGCCAGGTacttgcgcttgcggccAGCCACACGGTCGCCAAACAGGCGGCCGGACGGGACGAGCGAGAAGAATGCCGTAATCACACACGAAACACACATGTGCACGATCGCGATAATATAGGCAATGTGGTTCATGTGCTTGCTGTTTCCCGTGCCCCTGTTGAAGCCAAAGATGTATACGGCCGGAGCGATCGTCACACCAAGACACACGCCCATAAAGACCAAACGACGAATCAAGTGGTTGGTGTTGTTCCAGCTGGTGGGAAGGTAGGTAATTTCAGCAAGCGTAGCGAGGATCATCAGAAAGGAAGACACGGCAccgcccagcgccgaggcactGAGCATTTCAGCCTGCGAGGGCTGGCCCGTCTCATAGGCCTTGGGCGCATTGTAGGCCATAAAGTACCAGTACAGCGAAATGTGGAAGATCCACACACGGTTGAAGTTGACGAGGATATGCAGGAACGAACGCGTTTCCTTGTACGTCTTGAAGAACGCCTTGTTCCAGTCGATCTTGTCGAACTTCATAAagcgctgctgcggcggcacgtCCACCAGGCGCGAGCGATCGTTGAGCGTGATGCGCTCGATACCCTCGGGGTACCAGAACAGCTGGTTCACGTCATCGTAACCGATCGTGCGGTCGTGGTCGCGTTCCTTCTTGATGAACTTGCCGTCCACCACTTCGAACACCTGATCACGCAAGAAGCGGTAGAGCGGCTTGACAACCGAGTGCAGGTACAGGCCCTCGGGGACCGGCTCCATACGGTTCTGGCACTCGGGCGAGCGATAGTAGTCGTCCGCGCACTTGAAGATGAAGCACAGACACTCGGGCACGAAACGCAGCTGACTGCCCTCACCCCAGCACATGAGGTAGAGTGCAATCTGGCGCACACGGTCGTAGTCGCTCATGCGGAACATGGCATCGCGCCATCGGCCCTGCGCCTGATCGAGCGACTTGGAGCCGAGGAGCTTGGCCGGGCCGCTCTTGGGCTGGCCCGAGCGGTTGGCAATGCTCGCTGCACGCGCAAGACCCGGATTCTGCGCCTTGCCGATCGCATCGTCGAgatcgagctgcgcggcaaagTACCACTTGCGGTAGTTGGCGTGTTCGCCACCGATGTagtcggcgtgcagcgtaagcagggcctgcgccggccgcatACGGCTCGCACGCGAGTCGAGCAAGATCATCAGATGATCGTACATGTTACGCATGTTATCGCGCTGGAAACCGAACTTGTTCGCCAGATCGATGAACACGTCTTCGATTTCTTCCTTCGACAACGGGATGTTCTTGTCGGCCGTCCACGCCGGATACGGCTCGCGTTGACGCACAGCAGCCACCGATTCGCGGTAGGAGGCCGCCGGAGGCGCTTGCTGGTAGGCGCCTTGGGGCGCCTGGCCGTTCCCGTACATGCGCGAGTCGGCGCTGTACGAGTCGGCCTTGTACGTCTGGCCGTCGTATTCATCGCCGTCGTACATACCCGATGCATCGTTCATGCCGGCATCGGTGCGATAGTTTTGTGCGAATCCGTTGCCTTCCAGAGGCGAGTTGCCCTCAGGGGCGTAAAACGGGTTGTTGGCATGCTGAGGTTGTGTCGGGTAGCCAGCACCTTGCTGGGGCTGTGCAGCCATTGTGAAAGTAGGTTAGGACGTAGTCCCAAACTCGAGAGCAAGCTTGGATCTACTTTGAGTCGTAGACTCAAGAGGTCAGGAGGTGAGAGAGCGCTTGGGCGCGAGTAGCTCGAACGACGCGAAGCGAAAAGCCCGAATCGGCAAG
This sequence is a window from Malassezia japonica chromosome 5, complete sequence. Protein-coding genes within it:
- the GSL2 gene encoding 1,3-beta-glucan synthase (COG:M; TransMembrane:16 (o392-413i433-452o472-493i505-527o563-586i607-634o640-663i1247-1267o1293-1317i1398-1431o1502-1524i1544-1571o1583-1606i1618-1640o1689-1708i1742-1766o); CAZy:GT48; EggNog:ENOG503NUI9): MAAQPQQGAGYPTQPQHANNPFYAPEGNSPLEGNGFAQNYRTDAGMNDASGMYDGDEYDGQTYKADSYSADSRMYGNGQAPQGAYQQAPPAASYRESVAAVRQREPYPAWTADKNIPLSKEEIEDVFIDLANKFGFQRDNMRNMYDHLMILLDSRASRMRPAQALLTLHADYIGGEHANYRKWYFAAQLDLDDAIGKAQNPGLARAASIANRSGQPKSGPAKLLGSKSLDQAQGRWRDAMFRMSDYDRVRQIALYLMCWGEGSQLRFVPECLCFIFKCADDYYRSPECQNRMEPVPEGLYLHSVVKPLYRFLRDQVFEVVDGKFIKKERDHDRTIGYDDVNQLFWYPEGIERITLNDRSRLVDVPPQQRFMKFDKIDWNKAFFKTYKETRSFLHILVNFNRVWIFHISLYWYFMAYNAPKAYETGQPSQAEMLSASALGGAVSSFLMILATLAEITYLPTSWNNTNHLIRRLVFMGVCLGVTIAPAVYIFGFNRGTGNSKHMNHIAYIIAIVHMCVSCVITAFFSLVPSGRLFGDRVAGRKRKYLANQTFTASFAKIPTNRRFFSILLWVLVFGCKLTESYFFLTLSLRDPFGVLVTMRVQDCHDRYFGTVLCSLQPAFTLAAIMIMDLCLFFLDTFLWYVVWSTVFSLGWAFSMGLSVWTPWSDIFQRLPKRIYSKLLATQDMEVKYKPKVLVSQVWNAIIISMYREHLLSIDHVQRLLYHQAPAEDAPYKRTLRAPPFFLNQMDSGPKPEFFPKGSEAERRISFFAQSLTTAIPEPLPVDAMPTFSVLTPHYSEKILLSLREIIREEDQNTRVTLLEYLKQLHPVEWDNFVKDTKILAEETSGFPGAPPFGLEDEKAAGKGAKTDDLPFYCIGFKSAAPEYTLRTRIWSSLRAQTLYRTVSGFMNYNKAIKLLYRVENPEVVQLFGGNTERLERELERMSRRKFKFVISMQRYSRFNKEEIENTEFLLRAYPDLLIAYLDEEPSRKEGGESRWFSALVDGHSEMLPSGRRRPKFRIELPGNPILGDGKADNQNHAIIFTRGEYLQLIDANQDNYLEECLKIRNVLAEFEAIDTPSENPYGPHYREFEKAKVAIVGSREYIFSENIGILGDVAAGKEQTFGTLAGRGLAQIGGKFHYGHPDFLNSTYMTTRGGVSKAQKGLHLNEDIYAGIMVFCRGARIKHCEYYQCGKGRDLGFGTILNFITKLGNGMGEQILSREYYYLGTQLPVDRFLTFYYGHPGFHINNIMVIFAVHMFMFALMFIGSLYSSLEVCPDTGSEFILGSGTCYYLNPVIYWVQRTVISILLVFMIAFLPLFLQELSERGAISAFVRLFKQFASLSPLFEIFTTQIYSHSIITNLTFGGARYIATGRGFATTRQTFALLYSRFAGPSIYSGMRALLMCFYATLAVWMPHLIYFWISLVALCVAPFLFNPHEFSFSDFVIDYREFLRWMARGNSRSHANSWIGYCRLSRTRITGFKKKRLGHPSEKLTNDVPRAGLKTIVMHEVIVPICIAVIFSVCYCFVKSFPALPDSDARRGDVQGGIVRLAIISLVPIAWNAAVLLVLFLTSLFFGPALNSCCAKFGSVIAAIAHLLSVAGILAIFEFLWYIEYYNTANTVLGILAMIAIQRAIFKILIALVISRELKHDETNRAWWTGRWYGRGLGGHAFSQPAREYIVKIIEMSLFSADFITAHLLLFALSIPLLVPYVDRFHSTALFWLRPSKQIHAPIYSLRQRAQRRSIVMRYSVVFVFAWVVFLALILVPIIIASTVNADTKDTMCSFCSTL